One Desulfocurvus vexinensis DSM 17965 genomic window, GCACGATGTCATCCTCCGCGCCCGAGACCTCGGCGAAGCCGATGATGCGCGAGCCGCTGACCGTGGCCTTGATGGCGCGGCCCTCGGTGTCGGAGGTCAAGGGATCGCCCCGCACCACGTCGCCGCCCAGGCGAATCTCGGGCAACCCGCCCTTGCACACATCCACAGGGTCGCCGACGGCATCGGCGCCCAACTCCTGAGTCACGCCGCACAAGGCGTCGGTTGCGACGGTCGCCAGGGCCACCGCGCCGTCCTGGGC contains:
- a CDS encoding DUF2190 family protein, whose amino-acid sequence is MSNPGIYKTKLAGSVIPPYVLVAHGAQDGAVALATVATDALCGVTQELGADAVGDPVDVCKGGLPEIRLGGDVVRGDPLTSDTEGRAIKATVSGSRIIGFAEVSGAEDDIVPFLFAPGVLP